Part of the bacterium genome is shown below.
GCGCACCCGCGCCTTCGGGGTGCTGCCTTCAATCAAGACAACCGGCGTCACGGGCGACGCGCGCGCGTACGGCTATCCCATAGTCGTGCGCGCCGTGACATCCGAAGACGAAATGACCGCGGACTGGACGCATGTCCCGTTCCCCGTGCTGGAAAAAATATCCAATCGCGTGCTGTCGGAGGTCAAGGGCGTCGTGCGCGTCGCGCTCGACATTACGTCCAAGCCGCCGGCGACCATCGAATGGGAGTGACAAGATGAGCGTTAAGATACCCCCGCATTTCAAACTGCTTTTTTCCGCCGAACAAATAGAGAAGCGCGTAAGCGAGCTTGCGTCGGAAATCAGCGCCGCCTACGAGGGAAAGGAGCTTCATATCATCTGCGTCCTCAAGGGCGCGACGATGTTCCACGCCGACCTGACGCGCAAGCTGACTGTGCCCGTGACGTACGATTTCCTTTCGGTGTCCAGCTATAAGGGAACCGAGTCCAGCGGCGTCGTGAAGCTGGTGAAAGACCTGGACGAAGACATCGAAAGTAGACATGTCCTCGTTCTTGAGGATATAATAGACACCGGGCTGACGCTCAACTATATAGAGCGCAACCTTCAAACCCGCAAGGTGGCAAGCCTTGCGACCGCAAGCTTCCTTGACAGACCCGACAGGCGGAAGGTCGAACTTAAGCTCGATTATGTCGGTTTCGTGATCCCCGATTGTTACGTTGTCGGCTACGGGCTTGATTGTGAGCATAAATACCGCCAGTTCAAGGATATTTACGCGATCAACTAGCCTCCGCGAACTGAATTGCACAGGAGTAACAATGTCTGAAGAAACTT
Proteins encoded:
- the hpt gene encoding hypoxanthine phosphoribosyltransferase; this translates as MSVKIPPHFKLLFSAEQIEKRVSELASEISAAYEGKELHIICVLKGATMFHADLTRKLTVPVTYDFLSVSSYKGTESSGVVKLVKDLDEDIESRHVLVLEDIIDTGLTLNYIERNLQTRKVASLATASFLDRPDRRKVELKLDYVGFVIPDCYVVGYGLDCEHKYRQFKDIYAIN